A window of Lagopus muta isolate bLagMut1 chromosome 14, bLagMut1 primary, whole genome shotgun sequence contains these coding sequences:
- the LOC125700328 gene encoding ADP-ribosylation factor-like protein 3 isoform X3, producing MDDRAPSSPLQNEGALQQPSTLQDSPSSLHPRGLLSVIQRLSSSPGQELRIVLLGLDNAGKTTLLKRLASEEVSTITPTQGFNVKSVHSHGFKLNIWDIGGQRAVRPYWRKYLGSTDLLIYVIDSADQKRFEETGQELAELTEEESLMGVPLLVFANKQDLVTAAPAAEIAEGLSLHTYRDREWQIQACSALSGEGVQDGMNWISKQIMSRKK from the exons ATGGACGACAGGGCACCCAGCTCCCCACTGCAAAATGAGGGTGCTCTGCAGCAACCCAGCACCCTGCAGGactctcccagctccctgcatcCTCGGGGGCTGCTCTCTGTCATCCAGAGGCTGAGCAGTTCCCCAGGGCAGGAGCTCCGCAtcgtgctgctggggctggacAATGCAGGCAAGACCACGCTGCTGAAGCGCCTGGCATCTGAGGAGGTCAGCACCATCACTCCCACCCAG GGGTTCAATGTCAAGAGCGTCCACTCGCATGGCTTCAAGCTGAACATCTGGGACATTGGCGGGCAGCGCGCCGTCCGACCTTACTGGAGGAAGTACCTGGGCAGCACTGACCTTCTG ATTTATGTCATCGACAGTGCAGACCAGAAGCGCTTCGAGGAGACAGGGCAG GAGCTGGCGGAGCTCACTGAGGAGGAATCTCTGATGGGGGTCCCACTGCTCGTATTTGCCAACAAGCAGGACCTGGtgacagcagcacctgcagctgagATCGCAGAAGGGCTGAGCCTCCACACCTACCGGGACCGAGAATGGCAGATCCAGGCCTGCTCAGCCCTGTCTGGAGAAGGCGTGCAG GATGGAATGAACTGGATTTCCAAGCAGATCATGAGCAGGAAGAAGTGA
- the LOC125700328 gene encoding ADP-ribosylation factor-like protein 3 isoform X2 codes for MDDRAPSSPLQNEGALQQPSTLQDSPSSLHPRGLLSVIQRLSSSPGQELRIVLLGLDNAGKTTLLKRLASEEVSTITPTQGFNVKSVHSHGFKLNIWDIGGQRAVRPYWRKYLGSTDLLIYVIDSADQKRFEETGQELAELTEEESLMGVPLLVFANKQDLVTAAPAAEIAEGLSLHTYRDREWQIQACSALSGEGVQVQSERLPALRVCSSRLCSYLSSPQDGMNWISKQIMSRKK; via the exons ATGGACGACAGGGCACCCAGCTCCCCACTGCAAAATGAGGGTGCTCTGCAGCAACCCAGCACCCTGCAGGactctcccagctccctgcatcCTCGGGGGCTGCTCTCTGTCATCCAGAGGCTGAGCAGTTCCCCAGGGCAGGAGCTCCGCAtcgtgctgctggggctggacAATGCAGGCAAGACCACGCTGCTGAAGCGCCTGGCATCTGAGGAGGTCAGCACCATCACTCCCACCCAG GGGTTCAATGTCAAGAGCGTCCACTCGCATGGCTTCAAGCTGAACATCTGGGACATTGGCGGGCAGCGCGCCGTCCGACCTTACTGGAGGAAGTACCTGGGCAGCACTGACCTTCTG ATTTATGTCATCGACAGTGCAGACCAGAAGCGCTTCGAGGAGACAGGGCAG GAGCTGGCGGAGCTCACTGAGGAGGAATCTCTGATGGGGGTCCCACTGCTCGTATTTGCCAACAAGCAGGACCTGGtgacagcagcacctgcagctgagATCGCAGAAGGGCTGAGCCTCCACACCTACCGGGACCGAGAATGGCAGATCCAGGCCTGCTCAGCCCTGTCTGGAGAAGGCGTGCAGGTACAGAGCGAGCGGCTGCCAGCACTGCGGGTGTgtagcagcaggctgtgctcatACCTCTCTTCCCCTCAGGATGGAATGAACTGGATTTCCAAGCAGATCATGAGCAGGAAGAAGTGA
- the LOC125700328 gene encoding uncharacterized protein LOC125700328 isoform X1, whose product MDDRAPSSPLQNEGALQQPSTLQDSPSSLHPRGLLSVIQRLSSSPGQELRIVLLGLDNAGKTTLLKRLASEEVSTITPTQGFNVKSVHSHGFKLNIWDIGGQRAVRPYWRKYLGSTDLLVSQGPCPSRALQQAEGCVMCEEGLPAVPFVPPGRFMSSTVQTRSASRRQGRYERSGQGAVVRSWAQKWGTRLFLCGLSPWRLSCSPTCVGRAHDQGLSMQICPTPQQTCPKQLCPPYPSWG is encoded by the exons ATGGACGACAGGGCACCCAGCTCCCCACTGCAAAATGAGGGTGCTCTGCAGCAACCCAGCACCCTGCAGGactctcccagctccctgcatcCTCGGGGGCTGCTCTCTGTCATCCAGAGGCTGAGCAGTTCCCCAGGGCAGGAGCTCCGCAtcgtgctgctggggctggacAATGCAGGCAAGACCACGCTGCTGAAGCGCCTGGCATCTGAGGAGGTCAGCACCATCACTCCCACCCAG GGGTTCAATGTCAAGAGCGTCCACTCGCATGGCTTCAAGCTGAACATCTGGGACATTGGCGGGCAGCGCGCCGTCCGACCTTACTGGAGGAAGTACCTGGGCAGCACTGACCTTCTGGTGAGCCAGGGGCCATGCCctagcagagccctgcagcaagcagagggCTGTGTGATGTGTGAGGAGGGACTGCCTGCTGTTCCTTTTGTCCCCCCTGGCAGATTTATGTCATCGACAGTGCAGACCAGAAGCGCTTCGAGGAGACAGGGCAGGTATGAACGGTCTGGGCAAGGGGCAGTGGTGAGGTCCTGGGCACAGAAGTGGGGAACAAGGCTGTTTTTATGTGGGCTTTCCCCATGGAGGTTGAGTTGTTCCCCAACCTGTGTGGGAAGGGCTCATGACCAGGGCCTCAGCATGCAGATCTGTCCCACCCCACAGCAGACCTGCCccaagcagctctgcccacCCTACCCTAGTTGGGGATGA